The DNA window gcacaaagcctaagaaccgtatgtaaacatttgattgattttatttaggtgatcttgaataacctatacaaccattactactTTTTCGTGGCAGTCCTAAGATATCTAGGTGATGGGCTGGATTTGcttttatttagataaattaCGTGGTTAAACCTTTAGCCGGTTAATATTGATTTGGGTAGCTTTTAAAAAGCAGTAAATAGTATTGACATGCACATGGGCAGTTGTTTATACATGCAGGGTGGGAGATACTTTTAAATCTCGTTGACTTTTTGAGTATCCGGCATTCGTGCGGTAGTTGACCATCAGTCTGGTCAGAACGGGTTTTCAGGCTGAACATAATAGTTGTGTGTCTCGTCGTCAAGTTGCTATTGGTTTGAACCGGGGTCCATTTCGAGTTCTAGTGGGCCCGGAACTCGGCCTGGAAGTGGCTGGGTTTGTTAGTCACGGGGTCATGGTCCCGGTTTATGCTATATGTTACATACTTGGGCTTCTGGGCACGGATTAGATTGGTTCTGGCCCATTGCAGTGCATAAATGTAAGGTTCCGTCAGTTAgctacgtctgggttcaaaccgGGCCTGATTCCGAGCCCGAACGAGCCCGAAAACGCGTCTGGAAGATGGGATTGAAGTCTAGAAGATCTGGGAGGCTGGTTCTGGAGGCAGGCGAGGGATGAACTGGGCGCCGGTATGACTTCTGGCGCTAGCATCATAGAGCGGCAGGGCCGCCGGAGGATGCAGGGGCAATTAGCAGCAGTAGTTATAGTAGTTATTTTGGACGTTTTCAGTCCGTTTCAGCTCGTTTTAGCTACGTTTTTGtgcaaaaatagtcaaaaaCGCATAAAACGAAACAAGGAATCTAAATATGATAGGTAAGGAGTGTTTATAGGTGATTCACAACATCAAAATCAGTCAATTGCAGCAGTTTATAGACTAAGTAAATCATgcaaaataagtttaaaaaaaaacctaaatatGCATTCAAGGTGGTTTAATTGTCTGGATTTTTGGAATTAAGCATacaaaacatattaatctagctatTAACATGCTTCCTAGTCAGTTTTTATGGCAATCAtggcaaaaatattaaaagcagCAGTTATGGAAGTTTATGACAGTTTATTAGCAATAAACAACCTAGCATGCCATATATAACAACAAATTAGAAGTTCTAATTTATGCAGTAGTATATATGATAAAAGACAATTatgggtcctcagaagtaccatTCTGAGTCCTTGACTCGTTCGATGATGGAGAGGATGCAGAATCCAGCTTCGACTCTTGTGCAGGACTTATGTTCTTAGAGAATCAAAGCGTTCTTAGGTGTTTTTGAAACTAGAATTGAATGATtttggtgtgtgtgtgtgagagAGTGTATATTCGGCCAACTTGGGGTTTTTTCCTAGAGGGGGACTAACTTTATAGGGTTTTTACTTACTGGTGCCACCTTTAGCTAGGTCAGCTTAAGGCTATATTTATAGAAGAAATTAGGGTTTCCTAAGGTTTTGGCTAATTGCTATTTTGCCTAATTGCAATCCTAATGAAATTTAAAGCGtttatgttttgaaatagaGTTTGAATCTTTAAAACTTCTATTATTCTTTATTAAATTAGGATTTTAGTTTGATGATGAGGAAAAAGGGCGCTAAAAGTCATTTTGGTGCTTGAAAGTCTTAAAAGAGTTTTTTGGCCCCCATGGGTTTAGATTGTTAAATATTGGAGGAAAAAGGATGATAGAACTATGTTCATTGGATAAAGAAAAAAGATCAAGGACGGAAAGTCGTAAGTGCATAAAAATGCAGCTAATAACGTCAGGGAAGAAGGTGTCAAGAAAAAGGTTTGTCAATAGCAGTTGATGTTATTGCGTTAGAAGTGCAAGAGTTGGAATAATGATTCCACGCACCGaaaaatacgtaaaataagTAAAGCATAACCATCATAGATAGTGGTAAAGATATTCATCTACAAAAGTAATTTAGTTTGTAAGAAAaatcgaggacaaattttttaAGTGGGAAAatataataccccgtaaataAAAGTTATTAAAGTGGGCACCTGTCCTAATTAAACGGCATAAGATTTGCAAGTAGGTCGGTTtaagattttgataaaaaggtttggatattaaatttgaaaaaagaagTGAAATCGGGATCAAAGGAATTTATAAGAAAAATGTTGTGAATAAAGTTTAAAGTCCCGTGAGCCCTTGAGGTTGGAGAGGAAGAGGACAGAAGCTGGGGTAGGTTTGAGAGAATTCGAGTGCTTGTGGATGCTTCCAAGCCTATTATCAGAGGGACAAAATTCATTAATCCGTTAGGGGAGCAGTGATGGATTCCTTTCAAGTATGAGCGCATACAAAACTTATGTTATTGGTATGGTCACCTTGATCACACCATTGTAGACTGTGATTCTAAACCCGATCAAACAGATGTTTCAGAATGGCCATGTGGTCCCATGATTCGTGCAACTCCCAGAAAACGCAATCTTATAGGGGGTAGGCAGTCTGTCAGTGGAAGTTATGCTGGAGGAAAAGATAGGGCAGCGGAGAGTAGTGCTGATCATCGGTCAATTCCATTAGCAACTAGACGGGTTCTGAATCTGAATAAAGATAATCTGGATGTAGTTACTAAAACCCAAGGCGAGGTTGGACTACTTGTGTGGAGCTGTCCGGAAAGAGTGTTTAGGGGAATAGAAGCGATGTGAATAAAGAGACTTCTCTCTCTTCGTGTGGTTTTGTTGAGATTAATGTAGAACAGGTTCACAACTCAACTCAGATTGTTGATCTCTCAGTTAAGGAGGTGAATAAGCAGTGCAAAGAGGCACAGAAAGATAAGTCAGGGAAAAAAGGCTCCTTGACCCGGCTTAATAAAAACCATGCTAATTCTGTAGGCTCAGTTGGAAAGAAAGGCACAGGGGCAGCTAAAAGACCCCTGGGGGATGGAGCCAACAATTTGGGAGCGAGCAATCTTTTCTCTAAAAAGGCTAGGGATGGTTTGGCGCTACAGTTTAAAAACTTTGAGATATCGGCAGAGACTGTTGATCAGTCCCGCCGGAAGCAATGGAAATCCTCAGCTGGAACCTCCAAGGTGTGGGTAATCCTTGTACGGTACGTGCTcttaaatatgttattcaatCTAATTCCCctgctttttttttcttatggAGACAAAGTTATCAAGTAATGAGTTTGTTAGTATTCGTAATAGTTTTTCTgtcttttaattcttttattgtTGACACCAATGGTAGAATAGGGGGTCTGGCTTTGTTTTGGAGTAAAGTTTTGAATGTGAATATTGGTAGTTCGTCAAACAATCATAAATCGTTTGATGTGACTGATAATGAGGGATCCTTTGCGTTGAAGGGTTTGGATATCTATGGCTGGCCGGAAGTAGGTAATAAGCACCTCACTTGTGATCTTATTCGGCAATTGGGTTCTAATGGGGGTAGTCCAACTCTTATTTTTGGAGATTTTAATCTCTTCTTGTATCATTCTGAGAAGCTTGGGGGTACACTTTGTGCCCAAAGAGagctgagagtttcagagatgCCATAGAGGACTGTGGATTGGCGGATTTGGGTTTTGTAGGAGATACTTTTATTGGGACAAACCAGAGATCAGATGACCAGAAGGTTCAAGCCAGACTCGAACGTTTTCTTGCTTTCTCAAGATGGCAGGATAATTATATTGGCTACCAGGTATTGCATTTGGCCAGACTCAAGTCTGACCACTGTCTTATTCTTCTTAATTCCTCTTGTTCTTCGACCTCAACTCGAGGTAAGCCTTATCGTTTTGAGAAGCTATGGATGACATATGATAAGTTCTCTGAAGCTGTTTCGTCGAGTTGGGACAGTTCAGGTAGCGGTGGATCAAAATTTATGGGACAATTGGAAGCTTGTGGTCTGAATTTGAAACAGTGGGCATATGATAATATTGGGAGTATTCGTGGTCAGCTCAAGAAGAAGGTTGAAGCGTTGGGCAAATTTCAAGCTAGAGACGGGAGGGACGAGGTAGATGATAGAGTGGAAGAGTTACAATCTGAAGTAGACGCGTTATTGTTAAAGGAAGAAATCAAGTGGAAGCAACGGCCACGTTCTGATTGGCTTAAGGAGGGGGACCGAAACACCAAATTTTTCCACCAAAAAGCGTCTAATAGGATGATAATCAATAGCATTCTTCGGCTGCGAGACTCAGATGGTTACTGGCAGGGTATCGAGGCCATCCCACGAATTGTTGAGGGgtatttttcatatttgttCAAGTCAGCTAACCCCACAAACCAAGATGAGGTTGTACAGTGCATTGACAAAATGCTTTCCCAAGATCAGATTGATATGCTCAATATGTCGTTTAGAGAGGAAGAAATACTCAGAGTCTTGAGCCAGATGGGCCCGCTTAAGGCACCGGGGCCTGATGGTATGCCGGTTCTTTTCAATAAATCTTATTGGAAAATTATCGGTAAGGATGTGATTCGCTGTgtcatgaatttttttcatacgaGTGCTATGTCAGAGCGTATGAACCACACGTTCATTACTTTGATCCCAAAAGTTGCTGCCCCGGAATCGATGAAAGAGCTTCGCCCTATTAGCCTCTGTAATGTTATTTACAAGGTCATCTCAAAAGTTCTAGCTAACCGATTAAAATATGTTCTCTCCTCCGTTATTGATGAATCTCAATGCGCGTTTATCCCTGGGAGACTCGTTACCGACATTGTGTTGGTTGCCTTCGAGATATTCCACTCTATGGCAAAAAGATCGCAAGGATAGAGGGGTACTCTAGCTATTAAACTCGATATGAGTAAAGCCTACGATCGGGTGGAGTGGAGTTTTATTGATTGTGTTATGCGTAAGATGGGTATTCCTGAGTCGTTTTTCTGCGTTAGCTCGGTTTCTTTTTCCTTCCTTATCAAAGGCAAATCACATGGTTCTCTTAAAGCGATGAGGGGTCTTAGGCAGGGTGACCCCATCTCGCCTTACTTGTTTCTTATGTGCAAGGAAGGTATGTCAGCTTTACTTAGACGAAGTTCTCAGAGTGGCAGTTTATCCGGCGGTTGGACCTGCTGTGGCGGTCCTAGAATCAGCAACCTCCTATTTGCCGACGATAGCATTTGGTTCGCAAAAGCTTCAGAGAAGGAATTCTTGGAGCTCAAGCGGGTTATTACTCTTTTCGAATCGACTTCTGGGCAGGTTGTTAATCTTGATAAATCAGAGATGGTTTTTAGTGCAAGGGTCCCCTTGGAATCCAGAACTGGTTTAGCTGCTGTTTTGGGCATCAGGGTAGtcgaatttttcaaaaaatatttaggcATGCCCACTATGATTGGTCGCTCCAAAAAACCTATTTTCGCTTTCCTTCGTGATAGGCTGAATAAAAGAATAATGGGGTGGAAGGAAAAGCCTCTCTCAAAAGCCGGCAAGGAAGTTTTAATCAAGTCGGTGTCCCATCCGATTCCTACCTATATAATGAGTTGTTTTGAGCTTCCATCTACTTTCTGTGATGAGTTAGAACGGTCCACAGTGAAGTGTTGGTGGAATGGTGGTGATGACAAAAGAAAGATTTCGTGGGTGAGTTGGAAATCTATTTGTAAAGCCAAGAAAGTTGGAGGTTTAGGCTTTCGTAACCATAGAGCTTTCAATCTCGCCATGTTAGCTAAACAGGCGTGGAGACTCCTTCGCTTTCCGGATTCTCTCTGTTCTAAGGTTTTTAGAGCGAAATACCACTTGTCTTCAGATTTCAGGCAGGCCAAGCGTCATCGTCAATCCAGTTTTGCATGACAAAGCATCATGAAAGGGAAAGAGCTTATGGATTCCAGTCTACTTTGGAGAATTGGTGATGGTTGTTCTATTGACATTCGGCGGGATCTGTGGATTCCTATGAGTCACAACCGTAAACTGTTAGGTGTTATAAACATCCCTGTTGATTGTAAggttgaatttttataaatcatAATACGAAGGATTGGAATAGGGATAGATTGACAAACTCTCTTCAAGCTGATGATGTTGAGAAAATTCTCCAAATTCCCATTAGTTCCCGGTTGCCTCCTGATAAGCTTTACTGGCCTCTTAGCAAGAATGGAATTTACTCCGTCAAATCCAGATACTACGAAGCTTGCAAGTTGTTGGAGTGCACTAAGCCTGGTTCATCTTCTCAGGTAAACACTGACTCTAGAATCTGGACAAAGGTGTGGAGCTGCTCAGTCCCTCCTAAAGATAGGCATTTTCTTTGGCGAATTTGCCACGATGCCCTCCCTTGTAATGTTAAGCTTGCGTAGAAAAAAGTCTGAGTCTCTCCTTTGTGTCCAAGGTGCCATCGCTCCGAGGAATCTGCCATGCATGCCCTAAAAGACTGCGATATTGTGCGAGGACTGTGGCTAACTTCTCCACTAGGTCTCAGGTCTAAGTTATCAGCTTGCTCCTCGATGACAGATTGGGTTGCAGCTATGTTCAGGTCATTAAAGAGTGAAGACGCTGTGATTTTTGTGCTGAGTTTGTGGGTTATCTGGAATGATAGAAATAATCTTGTGTTTGATAATCCGAGAGTCCCTCCGCCTTTCTTATTCCATTGTATTCCAGGATTCCTAGGTACAATGTAGCAGATAGGGACcagtgataggagtattttactcctatatttagggtcgattttactcggttttcatcatgtgtagtattgtttttatacattatttggcatttttacgtttaatagtgtttgttagtgtttcagtggaaattaggtgaaaaccgactatttggggcaaaattatggtggattgcgtgtacgagtaaaaaagcgtagcttgcggacgaaggaattgaagttcacgaacgagattgaggaaaaaaggggttgttcccgttcgaaaaagaagtttcacgaacggaaaacatgcagagtgagcatgagtcccgaacgaaaaagccttgtcccgttcgggactcaagaaggaatcagATATTAAAGCTTTCGGTCtacagttttttcgaacgtgaaagaggtttcccgttcgggaaagaagaaaattgggcatgtcacgaacggaactatggtttcccgaacgggaaagaagagAATTTGGCGTGCAGCAGATTTTGAGTTAGACTGAAATTCCTcctcaaattacaatta is part of the Mercurialis annua linkage group LG3, ddMerAnnu1.2, whole genome shotgun sequence genome and encodes:
- the LOC126672734 gene encoding uncharacterized protein LOC126672734, whose amino-acid sequence is MKGKELMDSSLLWRIGDGCSIDIRRDLWIPMSHNRKLLGVINIPDWNRDRLTNSLQADDVEKILQIPISSRLPPDKLYWPLSKNGIYSVKSRYYEACKLLECTKPGSSSQVNTDSRIWTKVWSCSVPPKDRCHRSEESAMHALKDCDIVRGLWLTSPLGLRSKLSACSSMTDWVAAMFRSLKSEDAVIFVLSLWVIWNDRNNLVFDNPRVPPPFLFHCIPGFLGTM